Proteins from one Nicotiana tabacum cultivar K326 chromosome 23, ASM71507v2, whole genome shotgun sequence genomic window:
- the LOC142177615 gene encoding protein neprosin-like, with the protein MGTVPIRRTTKEDLIRERRFNTSYVGGVFHFALEQTINDPNLKISGAGTISSIYNPKVLSNQWSASIVKVQNGRDQIQAGWRVDPILYGDTRTRFFSLFKAGTTQCFNTRCPGFVIVNTQLPLDMVFLTSTPGRIFDQTFFIQRDLKNGRWWLRYSHDFTQIGFWPSELFTGLKDFASHAAWGGEAFSSVPTFPPIGSGRFPKFVDTDKDAFCSKISILDSVGNTRDPAVSSFEDAHALYRVANKPITNKDIEHAVFYGGPGSNK; encoded by the exons ATGGGAACAGTTCCTATTAGAAGAACTACGAAAGAAGATCTCATTAGAGAGAGGAGATTTAATACTAGTTATGTTGGTGGCGTCTTTCAC TTTGCTCTAGAACAAACAATAAATGATCCAAATCTCAAGATTTCGGGAGCTGGAACGATAAGTAGTATTTATAATCCAAAGGTTCTTTCGAACCAGTGGAGTGCATCCATCGTGAAGGTACAAAATGGCCGTGACCAAATACAAGCTGGGTGGCGT GTGGATCCAATCCTATATGGCGATACTCGTACTCGATTTTTCTCATTGTTTAAA GCAGGCACAACTCAATGCTTCAACACACGTTGCCCTGGATTCGTAATTGTGAATACGCAATTACCTTTGGACATGGTATTTTTGACTTCCACACCTGGCCGCATATTCGATCAGACGTTCTTCATTCAAAGG GATCTGAAAAATGGAAGATGGTGGCTCCGTTATAGTCATGATTTCACACAAATTGGTTTTTGGCCTTCAGAGCTTTTTACGGGACTAAAGGATTTTGCATCACATGCAGCATGGGGTGGAGAGGCATTTAGTTCAGTCCCTACTTTCCCTCCAATAGGTTCTGGTCGTTTCCCTAAATTTGTAGACACCGATAAAGATGCATTTTGTAGCAAAATTTCAATTCTTGATTCTGTTGGCAACACTCGGGATCCCGCGGTATCAAGTTTTGAAGATGCCCACGCCCTATACCGGGTTGCTAATAAACCAATTACCAATAAGGATATTGAGCATGCGGTCTTTTATGGGGGTCCTGGTTCTAACAAATAA
- the LOC142177564 gene encoding protein neprosin-like yields the protein MKTTRIHLSVIQLLIAILVYLNHDEVEGLSKKDHEALERQLKLLNKPAVKTIKTEYEDIYDCVDFYQQPAFDHPLLKNHTYHPQMKPSLSLLKRNKKSSTSNSSSGIGLNDGGCPMGTVPIRRTTKEDLIRERRFNTSYVGGVFHFALEQTINDPNLKISGAGTISSIYNPKVLSNQWSASIVKVQNGRDQIQAGWRVDPILYGDTRTRFFSLFKAGTTQCFNTRCPGFVIVNTQIPLDMVFLTSTPGRIFEQTFFIQRDLKNGRWWLRYSHDFTQIGFWPSELFTGLKDFASQAAWGGEAFSSVPTFPPMGSGRFPKFVDTDKDAFCSKISILDSVGNTRDPAVSSFEDAHALYRVANKPITNKEFGHAVFYGGPGSNK from the exons ATGAAGACCACAAGAATACATCTAAGCGTTATACAACTTTTGATTGCAATTTTGGTTTATCTCAACCATGATGAAGTTGAGGGCTTATCAAAGAAGGACCATGAAGCATTGGAGAGGCAACTAAAACTTTTAAATAAGCCAGCAGTAAAAACTATTAag ACCGAATATGAAGATATTTATGACTGTGTGGATTTCTATCAACAACCTGCATTTGATCATCCTTTACTGAAGAATCATACTTATCATCCTCAG ATGAAACCATCTCTCTCCCTATTAAAGCGAAACAAAAAATCGTCAACATCCAATAGCTCCTCCGGAATCGGGCTTAATGATGGAGGTTGTCCAATGGGAACAGTTCCTATTAGAAGAACTACGAAAGAAGATCTCATTAGAGAGAGGAGATTTAATACTAGTTATGTTGGTGGCGTCTTTCAC TTTGCTCTAGAACAAACAATAAATGATCCAAATCTCAAGATTTCGGGAGCTGGAACGATAAGTAGTATTTATAATCCAAAGGTTCTTTCGAACCAGTGGAGTGCATCCATCGTGAAGGTACAAAATGGCCGTGACCAAATACAAGCTGGGTGGCGT GTGGATCCAATCCTATATGGCGATACTCGTACTCGATTTTTCTCATTGTTTAAA GCAGGCACAACTCAATGCTTCAACACACGTTGCCCTGGATTCGTAATTGTAAATACGCAAATACCTTTGGACATGGTATTTCTGACTTCCACACCTGGACGCATATTCGAACAGACGTTCTTCATTCAAAGG GATCTGAAAAATGGAAGATGGTGGCTCCGTTATAGTCATGATTTCACACAAATTGGTTTTTGGCCTTCAGAGCTTTTTACGGGATTAAAGGATTTTGCATCACAGGCAGCATGGGGTGGAGAGGCATTTAGTTCAGTCCCTACTTTTCCTCCAATGGGTTCTGGTCGTTTCCCTAAATTTGTAGACACCGATAAAGATGCATTTTGTAGCAAAATTTCAATTCTTGATTCTGTTGGCAACACTCGGGATCCCGCGGTATCAAGTTTTGAAGATGCCCACGCCCTATACCGGGTTGCGAATAAACCAATTACCAATAAGGAATTTGGGCATGCGGTCTTTTATGGGGGTCCTGGTTCTAACAAATAA
- the LOC142177556 gene encoding protein neprosin-like, which translates to MKTTRIHLSVIQLLIAILVYLNHDEVEGLSKKDHEALERQLKFLNKPAVKTIKTEYEDIYDCVDFYQQPAFDHPLLKNHTYHPQMKPSLSLLKRNKKSSTSNSSSGIGLNDGGCPMGTVPIRRTTKEDLIRERRFNTSYVGGVFHFALEQTINDPNLKISGAGTISSIYNPKVLSNQWSASIVKVQNGRDQIQAGWRVDPILYGDTRTRFFSLFKAGTTQCFNTRCPGFVIVNTQIPLDMVLLTSTPGRIFDQTFFIQRDLKNGRWWLRYSHDFTQIGFWPSELFTGLKGFASQAAWGGEAFSSVPTFPPMGSGRFPKFVDTDKDAFCSKISILDSVGNTRDPAVSSFEDAHTLYRVANKPITNKEIGHAVFYGGPGSNK; encoded by the exons ATGAAGACCACAAGAATACATCTAAGCGTTATACAACTTTTGATTGCAATTTTGGTTTATCTCAACCATGATGAAGTTGAGGGCTTATCAAAGAAGGACCATGAAGCATTGGAGAGGCAACTAAAATTTTTAAATAAGCCAGCAGTAAAAACTATTAag ACCGAATATGAAGATATTTATGACTGTGTGGATTTCTATCAACAACCTGCATTTGATCATCCTTTACTGAAGAATCATACTTATCATCCTCAG ATGAAACCATCTCTCTCCCTATTAAAGCGAAACAAAAAATCGTCAACATCCAATAGCTCCTCCGGAATCGGGCTTAATGATGGAGGTTGTCCAATGGGAACAGTTCCTATTAGAAGAACTACGAAAGAAGATCTCATTAGAGAGAGGAGATTTAATACTAGTTATGTTGGTGGCGTCTTTCAC TTTGCTCTAGAACAAACAATAAATGATCCAAATCTCAAGATTTCGGGAGCTGGAACGATAAGTAGTATTTATAATCCAAAGGTTCTTTCGAACCAGTGGAGTGCATCCATCGTGAAGGTACAAAATGGCCGTGACCAAATACAAGCTGGGTGGCGT GTGGATCCAATCCTATATGGCGATACTCGTACTCGATTTTTCTCATTGTTTAAA GCAGGCACAACTCAATGCTTCAACACACGTTGCCCTGGATTCGTAATTGTGAATACGCAAATACCTTTGGACATGGTACTTCTGACTTCCACACCTGGACGCATATTCGATCAGACGTTCTTCATTCAAAGG GATCTGAAAAATGGAAGATGGTGGCTCCGTTATAGTCATGATTTCACACAAATTGGTTTTTGGCCTTCAGAGCTTTTTACGGGATTAAAGGGTTTTGCATCACAGGCGGCATGGGGTGGAGAGGCATTTAGTTCAGTCCCTACTTTCCCTCCAATGGGTTCTGGTCGTTTCCCTAAATTTGTAGACACCGATAAAGATGCATTTTGTAGCAAAATTTCAATTCTTGATTCTGTTGGCAACACTCGGGATCCCGCGGTATCAAGTTTTGAAGATGCCCACACCCTATACCGGGTTGCTAATAAACCAATTACCAATAAGGAAATTGGGCATGCGGTCTTTTATGGGGGTCCTGGTTCTAACAAATAA